AAAAGCCCATTGGTGCTGTTGGTACAATAATTAATGCTTCTAAATCCATGTTGTTCTGCTCTTCGAAGTTTTCTAAGTATTTCGTATGCTGGAATAAGTTTGCATCAATATCGCCATTATCTAAAGCTTTGTTTGGTTGCACATAATCACTGAATTCTACTAATTCAACTTTGTAACCTTTTTCTTCAAGCTGTGGAATAATTGCTTTTTTAAGCATATCACTATAAGGACCTGCTGTTGCACCTAGTTTAATAGATTTGCTTTCCCCTGCTGCATCTGAACCCTTTTTTGAATCGGATCCTTTGTCGCTTGAACCACATGCTGCTAAAACGACAGCAAGAATGATTGTTATAAATGCCAGTAATGATTTTCTCATCTTTTCTTTCTCTCCTCTTCTTATCTTTTATCAATTGATTTTGCAAACCAGTCGCCAGCAATTTGTATCGCTTGCACGAGCAAAATTAATATCGCAACGGTAGCAATCATAATTGTATTATCATAACGATAGTAGCCGAATCGGATAGCTAAATCACCGATACCACCGCCACCTACTACACCTGCCATCGCAGAGAAAGCAACTAAACTAATTACTGTAACTGTCATTGCTTGAATGATGCTTGATTTTGCTTCCGGAATTAAAACATCTTTAATAATCATCCACGGTGTTGCTCCTACCGCTATTGACGCTTCAATAACACCTTTATCAATTTCACGTAATGACGTTTCCACTAATCGTGCAAAAAATGGAATGGCTGCAACCGATAAGGATACACTCGCAGCAATCGGCCCAATTGTTTGTCCAACAAGTAATTTCGTTAATGGGAATAACGCGACTAATAAAATGATGTATGGAATCGATCGAATAAAGTTCACCGCAAAGCCGAACACACTTTTAATTAAACGATTTTCCCAAAATAGCCCCTTATCCGTGACAAATAATAAAATACCAAGCGGTAAACCTACCACGATTGACACAGTTAGCGAGATGCCAATCATAATAATTGTCTCCTGAAAGGCTTTCAATATATCCGGAATCATCTCCATAAAATGCGTTACATCAAACATGCTGAACCACCTCCACAATCGCACCACGTTCGGTCATATAAGCAACAGCTTTCTGTAACTCACTCTGCTCACCTTGTAGCTCCATTAAAAAAATACCAAGTGGTCGTTCTTGTATGTATTCGATTGTGCCATGAAGGAAATTCCCTTTAACGTAAAAACGTTGCATTGTGTCTGCAATAACGCCTTCACCTGCTACATTTCCTTTAAATAAAATTTTGACGATTTGACCATGTACATCTTTTAAAATCGTTTCCGGAATATCAAACGATACAACACTACTAATAAATTCCTGCGTTAATACTTTTTGAGGGCTAGCGAAAATATCATATACTTCGCCTTCCTCTATGACTTTACCATCCTGCATAACAGCCATACGATTGCAAATTTCCTTCACTACATCCATTTCATGTGTAATTAGAACAATCGTAATACCTAACTTAATATTGATTTCCTTTAACAGTCGTAAAATTGACACGGTTGTTTTAGGATCGAGTGCGGATGTAGCTTCATCACAGAGCAACATCGCTGGATTGTTTGCTAAAGCTCTTGCAATTCCTACTCTTTGCTTTTGACCACCACTTAGCTGCGCAGGATAAACATCCCTTTTTTCTGCTAAATCGACCATTTTAAGCAATTCATCCACTCTTGCAGGAATATCAGCTGCTGGCATATTCGCTGCCTTTAGGGCAAAGGCTATATTTTCGCCTACTGTTTTTTGGCTTATTAAATAGAAGTGTTGAAATATCATTCCAATTTTTAAGCGAGCTAAACGTAGTTCATTTCGTGATAGCTTTGTTAAATCCTTACCATTAATTAATATTTCACCGCTAGTAGGTCGTTCGAGTAAATTTATACAACGTAAAAGCGAGCTTTTGCCAGCTCCCGAATAACCTACTATTCCGAAAATATCGCCACGATTAATTGTTAAGGATACATCATCTACACCGACAACCTCTTTTTTCTTTGAGCTATAAACTTTTGATACATTACGAAATTCGAGCATTTTGTTCTCCTTACTCAATTATTCAATAACAATTATAACCTACTATTTCAATATGCTTTATAGAATAGTTCGAATTATGTTATTTGTCAATCTCTTTTGACAATCTATCATATCACCGATTATTTATTTTCCGATTAAATGGTTATAACTTTAGCAATATCTCGAATTTTCGCAGTAAAACTATACGTAATATAAAAATAAAAGAAGGCACTTTCTGTTCAAATTGAACAAAAAGTGCCTTCTATTCCTTATTGAATTACGCCTAATTCACGACCTACTTTTTCATAAATCGCCAATGCATTGTCTAGCATTTCCTTTGTATGAGCTGCTGTTGGCATATTACGAACACGGCCAGTGCCTTTTGGTACTGTTGGGAAAACGATTGATTTTGCATAAACGCCTTCCTCAAATAAGCGACGTGAAAACGCTTGTGTCAACTTTTCATCACCAATAATACATGGTGTAATAGGTGTTTCAGATTCACCGATATTAAAGCCTAATTTCGCTAACCCTGCTTTTAAGTAATCGCCATTGTCCCATAGCTTATCATGTAGTTCTGTTGAATCAATAAGCATTTGTACTGCTGCAGTAATAGCAGCTACATCACCTGGCGGCAACGCAGTTGAGAATAAAAATGGACGAGAACGGACTTTCAACCAGTCAATTAGATTTTTCTTGCCGGCAACATAACCACCGACTACACCAATTGCCTTTGAAAGTGTACCGATTTGGAAGTCGATTTCTTTTTCTAGACCGAAATGTTTTACAGTGCCCTTCCCTTTACCTGTAACACCTGAACCATGTGCATCATCGACATAAGTAATTAAATCAAACTCTTTCGCAATTTCGACGATTTCCGGTAGTTTGGCGATATCACCATCCATTGAGAAGACACCATCTGTAATTACCATCACTTTATTATACAAACCTGATTCTGTAGCTTCTTTTGCTTTTGCGCGTAAATCATCCATATCTGAGTGATTGTACGCAATGATTTTTGCACGCGATAAGCGACATCCATCAATAATGGATGCATGGTTTAATTGGTCTGATAAAATTGCATCGTTTTTATCCATAACAGCTGAAATAGCCGCCATATTACAGTTAAAACCTGATTGATAGGAAATAGCTGCTTCTGTTCCTTTAAATTCGGCAAGCTTTTCTTCTAATTTAACATGCAAATCAAGTGTGCCGTTAATTGTACGAACAGCTCCTGCACCTACACCATATTTTTCTGTTGCTTCTTTAGCAATTTGCTTTAATTGCTCATTTGTTGCTAAGCCAAGATAGTTATTAGAGGAAAGATTAATAAGATTCTGACCTCGAACTTGAATAACTGGCCCATTTGCGCCTTCTACTGCGTCAATTTCATTGTATAAGCCTTGATCACGTAAGGCTTGTAAGTTTTCATCTAAAAATGCATTTAGTACTTTTGACAAGAGTATCATCCTTTCTACGATTAGTTTTGTCTCGGCGTCATAATATTCGGATTTTAATTTATGCATGCATCCTACAATTCAAAATCCACGGCTTCTGCCAGAGGCATTGTCTTCATTCAGCTTGCTTTTGACATTCATGCAAATAAGGGGTCATTTGCATCAATTCGCTTTAGCAAGTAGCTATTGAATAAAGATCGACTAGTCTACTCATAGTGTAGCATAAGCAACCAATTAGAATAAATTACTTTGCTAATCTTTCAAATAAAGGAGCCGTTTTTTCACGCCAAATTGCAGTCGATAAACATTGATCCATTAGCTGGCGAATTGTTTTCTCCGCTTCTGCATAACGCGTCGTATAGCCGATTGCATCTTGCATTGCACTTTTATAGTTCACGCGGATTTCTTCAATTTGAGCTTCCGCTTCCTCGGACAAAATACAATGTTGCCCCATATCGAAAATTTCATCCCCTAATCTTCCATCCTGTGGCTCAAATACATGTGGTTCTGTACTATCAAATATGCAAAAGTTTAATTCTGGAACGATGACCATATCCACTGAACCAGCATCTAAGCCACACCAAACAATTTGCGCATCTAGCCCTCTTGCATTTGCCTCGTCAGCTAATCCTTTCATTAATGAGGATTTCCCTGTACCTGGCTTGCCTTTTATCATCAATCTTTTCGCTAAATTTTTCGTCATGCTATCTACTGTATTTTCTGCACCACGAGGTGTAAGTGTTCCTAATAGTCGATGTGTCCGTCTGCCTGTTTTATTTAAAACGATGGATTGAAAAATATTCGACTTTAAGTTGGTAACTTGTTCATCTAACGCTTGCCAGTCCATGCAACTTTGCGTAACAATCTCCCAGTCATCATGTATTTTTTTTGCGATTTCAAGCATTGTAATACACTTCTCGCGCCACAATTCTCGCTCTTTTATTGCAACGGCTAGCTTTTCGCCAATCTCTTCAAGTCGGTCTTCTTCTAAGCAATCATAAAAGGACAGCACACGATGCTTCGTACCAAATAAAGTTGGTTCAATCCCCCACTGTGAAGACCAAACATAGAGTCGATTACAGCCTCGAATAAATACTCCCTCTATTACGTTCTCTAACAATGCGTGTTGAAACCACTCTACCGCAAAGCCCTGTTTTACATAATAATAGCCGAGCTCCTTCAGAAGTTCTGATCCTTTATATGTTGATGGGCCTTGCAGAACGTAAACTAGTTCCGCTTCATCCATCATTTCTTTATATAAATGTTTAATTCCTTGCCCAGTAAGTGCGTGTCCAAAGTAATAGGTCACATTTCCGTTCAATGTCGCTCCCCCTTTTTTTATGCCATGACATTATATGAACTATCACACCAAAAGATGAAAGGGGGGCAAATTGTTTGAGTGACTGGCACTAATTGTGTGCGTACCTGGCACTTGGCATAGACACCTGGCATAATACAGGCTCCTTACATCGTAAAAATCTACTTCTCTCTCCTTGGACACAATGTAAGCCGCAACCATCACTAACACAGTTTGTTGCATCTTAAGTTACGGACGTTCCCGCACGCATTTTCGTGGATATTACTTCGATATATATTACTGAAAATTTCAGAATTGTTTGAGTGCCTGACACCATAACTTAAAATGGTTTGATGCCTTCCATATTTCCGATACATTTCATTAAAACTTTCCGACAATACGGTAAGGAAAATTGCACAATATAGCCGGATGTTAGTGCAATAACGACAGTACCAACACCAACAGGGCCACCGAGCAACCATCCGAGAATGGTTACGAGAACTTCAATGCCCATACGTGCTGTTTTAATTGTCCCTCCAAACCTTTCAACGAGTATCATCATTAAAGTATCACGTGGACCTGCCCCCATATTTGGTGCAATATACATTCCACAGCCGAAACTTAAAACAAATAAACCTAATACAAAATAGGTTATTTGTAAGCTATAAATATCAGTTGATGGCAACAGCCAATTAAACACATCAATAAATGAGCCGATAAGTAGCATATTTAGCCATGTACCTATTTTAGGCCACTGCCGTAATACAATCGAGGTTGATACGACGATTAAAAACCCTGTTAAAATAGACCAAGTTCCTATTGTTAAGCCGAAATTTTGAAATAACCCTACATGTAACACATCCCATGGGCTTGTTCCTATAATTTTCCCCTTGATTGACATCGTAATACCTAATGACATAATCATCATTCCCACCACAAAAAACACCCAGCGCCATCCTGTGACTTTTCGCATTTCACTATCCTTCTCTCTATGTATGATATTGCTCTAACTTTATCATCATTTCTACTCCGAAATCTCAATTTTCGTTAATAATTTAAAATAATCTGAACATAAAATTTCTCCAAATAAAAAACTACCCAAGAATTATTCTTGGATAGTTGTGATTGGAGCAAGTTGTGCCTTAGTCACTGCAAGTAAATCATCAAGTTGAATGTGCATTTGCATACCAATTTTCCCTGCACTAACAATAATACTTCCTTGCGCACTTGCAGATGCATCAACAACCGTAGGATACAGCTTTTTCATGCCGACTGGTGAGCATCCACCACGGACATAGCCTGTATAACCAAGTAGCTCCTTAACTGCTAGCATCTCAATCTTTTTCTCACCAACGACTTTAGCCGCAGCTTTTAAATCAAGTTCTTCCGCAACCGGTATGACAAAAACAAAAAGCTTTTGGGCGCTCGCCTTTGCCACTAATGTTTTAAATACAGATGATACAGGATACCCGATTTTCCCAGCTACTGACACCCCATCTACTTGACCGTCACCTGTCTCGTATTCTAAAACGTCAAATTGTATTTTTTGTTGCTCTAATAGTCTAATTGCATTTGTTTTCGTATGCTTCGCCTTTGCCACAATTAAAATCCCCAATCTATACCATTAAGCTGTCATTGAAAACGTCGAGTTGTCTCCATATAGATAGCCGCTTTTTGCCATTTGAATATGCGTAGCATATTTTGCAGACGCTATTTTAAATGTCCGTGCTTTCATTGCCTCATCATAACTCTTACCGAAAATTGTATCTGCAAATGGGTCCAAATTCAATTCCTTCGAAAATCGTTCTGGCACCTTTACATCAGTTGTTTCCGTAACATAAGGTGGTTCAAGCTCATTAAGCACTGTTTCATCTAGCTCTGTACCATTCTGAATTTGTTGCATTTGAGCATCTGCACTAGCCGCTATACGTAAATCTTGTGGAGATGGAACTGTTGGTGTTAGCGCAGCACTTCGAACCTGCTGTAAAATTTGCAATGTGTCCGCGGCCTCAGTATCCGTATCTATTACTGCTTCAGTCAAATCATCTGATGCTTTTAGCCGTGATGAAGAAGGTGATTCTCCAATATCACTGCCGATTGTTTTATATGCTTGCTCATGAGCTCTTACACTTTTTTCAGTTTGTTGTAAATCTTGAATCATAGCCTGTTGCTGTGGCGTTACTTCCTTAGATTCTTCTTTATGTTGCTCATATAAATCTTGATCTTGGCGGCCTAATAATAAATTTTCGAGCTCTAGCAATATTTTATTTTTTTCTGGTTGGAAGTACTGTGCATTTTTTCGATAAGCATCACCAGCTTCTTTACGCTGAAGGATTTTCTTACGGTTATAATGAGCAGATTGTCTTTCTTGCTCCATCATGTTTGATAGTTTCATATCATCACCTCGACTTTCTTTTTAATATGCAAGTTTAGTAGTAAATATGAACAACTCTCTATTAACTATTTTTATTCAAACGGAACGGTTTCTGTACTTTTATTATCGGAATTTTCTCTCTTAAATTCAAGCAATAATTACTACTAACCTCCTAAAGAAACAATACCCCGAATTTTATATAGGTAAAAACACCTTGTTAATAAGAGTGTTTTTATTATTATTATATTTCTTTATTACTTTTTCATTTATTTTCATTGAAATTTATCACATTAAACACTTGTAAAATAGTGTTTATAGCGAATAAAAAAACAGCCCATTATTAAATGGACTGTTTCTTCTATAATCGAACTTTATGAACGTTTTTTCGGCATGATAAGCACACATTTGTAAGCTAAGTATCCAAACCATGCGCCTAGCGTATTTAAAATCAAGTCATCAATATCTGCAGAACCAACTGTAAAAATAAACTGCACGGTTTCAACAGCAAGGCTAGAGAAAAAGCCTATACAAATAATAACCCATGCCTTTCGAAACCTCTTTGACAGTAGTGGTAACAAAAAGCCCATCGGTGTAAATATTAACAAATTGCCTAATAAGTTTACGACAATCAAATCTAAATTAAAATATTGTGAGTAATTGATATAACGTAAAATTGTTTCAAACGGTATAAAATTTGTCGTTACTCGCCAGCTACTATAATCAAACAAACCAATCTCACTTAAAGAATAATCGCCACGGAACAACATAATACAAACATCCACTAAACGATTAATCACTAATTTGTAAAAGGCGATAATTGTGTAAAAACTAAAAAACACCCAGCCTATTACTTTTAGCTGCATATAATACGTATCAATCCACGCTCGAAATGGTAATGGTAGCTTGGCATCACCTTGGATACTAGATATATTATTTTTTGCCATGCTAATTCACCCACTTCCTCTTATCCATCCCATATTTTAATATGTCTGACCGTGCTCATGCAAGGGGTGAAATATATCAAAAAATGCACACCAGCATAAACTGGGTGCATTTTTTGGATAAAGTATTTCTTCTTATACTGGATTTACACCATGCTTCCGTTGAGAGAATAACAAGTATTTAGACATATACAAGTCCAAACGTGTTTCCAGTGCCTTCCGTAAATCATTCGGCTCAATGACATCATCAATAATTAGCTCAGATGCTAAGCGATAAATGTCAATTTCCTCTTGGTATTCTTTTCGCTTTTCAGCAATAAAGCTTGCTTGTTCTTCTTTTGGTAGTTCAGCAATTTTATTGGCATATACTGCATTTACAGCTGCCTCTGGACCCATTACGGCTATTTGTGCGTTTGATAACGCAATACAACAATCAGGCTCAAAAGCCGGACCTGCCATTGCATAAAGCCCTGCACCATACGCCTTACGTACAATTACAGTTAGTTTAGGTACAGTTGCCTCGCTCATTGCAAAAATCATCTTCGCGCCATGGCGAATAATGCCCGCCTTCTCAACTTGTGTTCCAATCATAAAGCCTGGAACGTCTACAAGGAAAATAAGTGGAATATTAAAGGCATCACATAATGAAATAAATTTTGCCGCTTTGTCAGCTGAATCGTGGAACAATACGCCGCCCTTCACACGTGGTTGGTTGGCTATAATCCCAACTGATTGTCCGTTCATGCGTCCAAGCCCAGTTATTAATTCTGATGCAAATAA
The genomic region above belongs to Lysinibacillus sp. FSL W8-0992 and contains:
- a CDS encoding nucleotide kinase, which produces MNGNVTYYFGHALTGQGIKHLYKEMMDEAELVYVLQGPSTYKGSELLKELGYYYVKQGFAVEWFQHALLENVIEGVFIRGCNRLYVWSSQWGIEPTLFGTKHRVLSFYDCLEEDRLEEIGEKLAVAIKERELWREKCITMLEIAKKIHDDWEIVTQSCMDWQALDEQVTNLKSNIFQSIVLNKTGRRTHRLLGTLTPRGAENTVDSMTKNLAKRLMIKGKPGTGKSSLMKGLADEANARGLDAQIVWCGLDAGSVDMVIVPELNFCIFDSTEPHVFEPQDGRLGDEIFDMGQHCILSEEAEAQIEEIRVNYKSAMQDAIGYTTRYAEAEKTIRQLMDQCLSTAIWREKTAPLFERLAK
- a CDS encoding YczE/YyaS/YitT family protein, with translation MRKVTGWRWVFFVVGMMIMSLGITMSIKGKIIGTSPWDVLHVGLFQNFGLTIGTWSILTGFLIVVSTSIVLRQWPKIGTWLNMLLIGSFIDVFNWLLPSTDIYSLQITYFVLGLFVLSFGCGMYIAPNMGAGPRDTLMMILVERFGGTIKTARMGIEVLVTILGWLLGGPVGVGTVVIALTSGYIVQFSLPYCRKVLMKCIGNMEGIKPF
- a CDS encoding VanZ family protein — protein: MAKNNISSIQGDAKLPLPFRAWIDTYYMQLKVIGWVFFSFYTIIAFYKLVINRLVDVCIMLFRGDYSLSEIGLFDYSSWRVTTNFIPFETILRYINYSQYFNLDLIVVNLLGNLLIFTPMGFLLPLLSKRFRKAWVIICIGFFSSLAVETVQFIFTVGSADIDDLILNTLGAWFGYLAYKCVLIMPKKRS
- a CDS encoding glycine C-acetyltransferase; the protein is MILLSKVLNAFLDENLQALRDQGLYNEIDAVEGANGPVIQVRGQNLINLSSNNYLGLATNEQLKQIAKEATEKYGVGAGAVRTINGTLDLHVKLEEKLAEFKGTEAAISYQSGFNCNMAAISAVMDKNDAILSDQLNHASIIDGCRLSRAKIIAYNHSDMDDLRAKAKEATESGLYNKVMVITDGVFSMDGDIAKLPEIVEIAKEFDLITYVDDAHGSGVTGKGKGTVKHFGLEKEIDFQIGTLSKAIGVVGGYVAGKKNLIDWLKVRSRPFLFSTALPPGDVAAITAAVQMLIDSTELHDKLWDNGDYLKAGLAKLGFNIGESETPITPCIIGDEKLTQAFSRRLFEEGVYAKSIVFPTVPKGTGRVRNMPTAAHTKEMLDNALAIYEKVGRELGVIQ
- the ybaK gene encoding Cys-tRNA(Pro) deacylase, giving the protein MAKAKHTKTNAIRLLEQQKIQFDVLEYETGDGQVDGVSVAGKIGYPVSSVFKTLVAKASAQKLFVFVIPVAEELDLKAAAKVVGEKKIEMLAVKELLGYTGYVRGGCSPVGMKKLYPTVVDASASAQGSIIVSAGKIGMQMHIQLDDLLAVTKAQLAPITTIQE
- a CDS encoding methionine ABC transporter ATP-binding protein yields the protein MLEFRNVSKVYSSKKKEVVGVDDVSLTINRGDIFGIVGYSGAGKSSLLRCINLLERPTSGEILINGKDLTKLSRNELRLARLKIGMIFQHFYLISQKTVGENIAFALKAANMPAADIPARVDELLKMVDLAEKRDVYPAQLSGGQKQRVGIARALANNPAMLLCDEATSALDPKTTVSILRLLKEINIKLGITIVLITHEMDVVKEICNRMAVMQDGKVIEEGEVYDIFASPQKVLTQEFISSVVSFDIPETILKDVHGQIVKILFKGNVAGEGVIADTMQRFYVKGNFLHGTIEYIQERPLGIFLMELQGEQSELQKAVAYMTERGAIVEVVQHV
- a CDS encoding methionine ABC transporter permease, whose protein sequence is MFDVTHFMEMIPDILKAFQETIIMIGISLTVSIVVGLPLGILLFVTDKGLFWENRLIKSVFGFAVNFIRSIPYIILLVALFPLTKLLVGQTIGPIAASVSLSVAAIPFFARLVETSLREIDKGVIEASIAVGATPWMIIKDVLIPEAKSSIIQAMTVTVISLVAFSAMAGVVGGGGIGDLAIRFGYYRYDNTIMIATVAILILLVQAIQIAGDWFAKSIDKR
- a CDS encoding putative metalloprotease CJM1_0395 family protein — its product is MKLSNMMEQERQSAHYNRKKILQRKEAGDAYRKNAQYFQPEKNKILLELENLLLGRQDQDLYEQHKEESKEVTPQQQAMIQDLQQTEKSVRAHEQAYKTIGSDIGESPSSSRLKASDDLTEAVIDTDTEAADTLQILQQVRSAALTPTVPSPQDLRIAASADAQMQQIQNGTELDETVLNELEPPYVTETTDVKVPERFSKELNLDPFADTIFGKSYDEAMKARTFKIASAKYATHIQMAKSGYLYGDNSTFSMTA